The following proteins are co-located in the Planococcus plakortidis genome:
- a CDS encoding DsbA family oxidoreductase, whose product MKIEVWSDYVCPFCYIGKRTLEQALTRSGYESQAEITFKAYELDPQAPVGSSRLAYEHLAEKMGQSLERAKEMTAQVAQQAKAFDLHYDVENMPHANTFSAHRLVKWAATQGGEHRLTELLMHHYFEKAHNISNTETLLSIAEKAGLDRKQAADVLDSDQFQGEVEQDIQEAGQIGVQGVPFFVVNRKYAISGAQPLEAFIEALEQIGEEEGMRPSLKPVGKAKTSFCTGDSCEGE is encoded by the coding sequence ATGAAAATTGAAGTTTGGTCAGATTACGTTTGCCCATTCTGTTATATAGGAAAGCGCACACTAGAACAAGCTCTCACACGCTCAGGCTACGAGAGCCAAGCCGAGATTACATTTAAAGCATATGAACTGGATCCACAAGCGCCGGTGGGCTCCAGCAGATTAGCCTATGAACATTTGGCAGAAAAGATGGGGCAAAGCCTCGAACGGGCGAAAGAAATGACAGCCCAGGTTGCACAGCAGGCAAAAGCGTTCGATTTGCATTACGACGTGGAAAACATGCCTCACGCCAATACATTTTCTGCGCACCGGCTCGTCAAATGGGCGGCCACACAAGGCGGGGAACACCGCTTGACCGAGCTATTGATGCACCATTACTTCGAAAAAGCGCACAATATCAGCAACACGGAGACGCTGCTTTCGATTGCTGAAAAAGCAGGCCTTGACCGCAAGCAGGCAGCGGACGTTCTCGATTCGGATCAATTCCAGGGCGAAGTCGAACAAGACATCCAAGAAGCCGGCCAGATCGGTGTACAAGGCGTCCCGTTCTTCGTCGTCAACCGAAAGTATGCCATCTCGGGCGCCCAGCCGCTTGAAGCATTCATTGAAGCGCTGGAACAGATCGGTGAAGAGGAAGGCATGCGCCCTTCGTTAAAGCCTGTCGGAAAAGCGAAGACCAGCTTTTGTACAGGAGATTCCTGTGAAGGGGAATGA
- a CDS encoding FMN-dependent NADH-azoreductase, which yields MKNILVVKANNRPASEGVSSKMHEVFMENLKTDAEVNTFDVFAEDMPYFGQDFFDAMQKSAQAEELTELEQRILTAANKAMDAFMDADVVVFAFPLWNKTIPAALQTFIDYVYRAGMTFKYTEEGPVGLVPEKKVIILNARGGVYSTPEMAPSEMSVNYIRAIMNFFGITDIEEVIIEGHNMYPDRAEQIIADGMERVKESAALLSKVEVNA from the coding sequence GTGAAAAACATTTTAGTCGTAAAAGCCAATAACCGTCCGGCATCTGAAGGGGTTTCAAGTAAAATGCACGAGGTCTTCATGGAGAACTTGAAGACGGACGCAGAAGTCAACACATTCGATGTATTCGCAGAAGATATGCCGTATTTCGGCCAGGATTTCTTCGACGCCATGCAAAAATCCGCACAGGCAGAAGAATTGACTGAATTGGAGCAGCGCATCTTGACGGCTGCTAATAAAGCGATGGATGCATTCATGGATGCAGACGTTGTCGTATTCGCTTTCCCGCTATGGAATAAGACGATTCCTGCGGCATTGCAGACTTTCATCGATTATGTATACCGTGCAGGCATGACGTTCAAATATACGGAAGAAGGCCCGGTTGGCTTGGTTCCGGAGAAAAAAGTCATCATCCTGAACGCTCGAGGCGGGGTCTACTCGACACCGGAAATGGCGCCTAGCGAAATGAGCGTCAACTACATCCGTGCCATCATGAATTTCTTCGGCATCACGGATATCGAAGAAGTCATCATCGAAGGACACAATATGTACCCGGACCGCGCTGAGCAAATCATTGCAGACGGCATGGAGCGCGTGAAAGAATCGGCAGCATTGCTTTCTAAAGTTGAAGTAAACGCATAA
- a CDS encoding FAD-dependent oxidoreductase yields the protein MSQNEQHRRIPESKESFWRAYKELPDYPAFTGNKSTEVAVIGAGIAGVVTAYLLAKEGKKVTLLDAGKLIDGVTGYTTAKISAQHGLYYAPLIKIAGEKQARLYYEANMEGLKFIEETAKELDIDCDFSHRDAFIYSTKDATVKLLEKEAEAYQQLGIDGGLAREESELPFPVTEALVMRNQAQFHPVKFLTGLVKELEKMGVDIHEQSRAMKILSKKDPVIQMENLSHLSCEKVVVATHYPFNDFDGMYFSRMSVNRSYAIAVRTEGKIPEGMYISVDSPSRSIRFTPGEDGEKLLLLGGDGHATGQSSVDTMEHYENLAKFGEDYFAAQEIPYRWSSQDLTTLDKIPYVGTITAGYENILVATGFHKWGMANGAIAGRILTDQIVGRDNPYAALFDPTRPKVKAADAASFLKDNASVAKELVSGKLKKASKTIDDLEKGQGGLVKVDGKKAGGYRDEYGQVHLVKPTCTHMGCDVAWNDAETSWDCPCHGSRFSHTGEVLEGPAVKPLKKLEGGI from the coding sequence ATGTCTCAAAATGAACAGCACAGACGCATTCCCGAATCGAAGGAGTCTTTTTGGAGAGCCTATAAGGAATTGCCGGATTATCCGGCATTCACCGGCAATAAGTCTACGGAAGTCGCGGTGATAGGGGCAGGTATTGCCGGCGTCGTAACGGCTTACCTCTTGGCGAAAGAAGGGAAGAAAGTGACGCTTTTGGATGCCGGAAAATTGATCGACGGCGTCACGGGCTATACGACTGCCAAGATTTCGGCCCAGCATGGCCTGTATTATGCGCCGTTGATCAAGATCGCTGGTGAAAAACAAGCGAGGCTTTATTACGAAGCTAATATGGAAGGCTTGAAGTTTATCGAGGAAACGGCAAAAGAGCTGGACATCGATTGCGATTTCTCGCACCGGGATGCATTCATCTATTCGACGAAAGATGCCACCGTGAAGTTATTGGAGAAAGAAGCGGAAGCGTACCAGCAGCTGGGCATCGACGGCGGGCTTGCGCGCGAGGAGTCGGAGTTGCCGTTCCCGGTGACAGAAGCGCTCGTCATGCGCAACCAGGCGCAGTTCCATCCAGTGAAATTCTTGACAGGCCTTGTAAAGGAACTGGAGAAAATGGGCGTGGACATCCACGAACAAAGTCGCGCCATGAAGATCTTGAGCAAGAAAGACCCGGTCATCCAGATGGAAAACCTGTCTCATTTATCATGTGAAAAAGTCGTCGTCGCGACGCATTACCCGTTCAATGATTTCGATGGCATGTATTTCTCCAGGATGTCAGTCAACCGTTCTTATGCCATTGCGGTCCGGACCGAAGGCAAGATCCCGGAAGGCATGTACATCAGCGTCGATAGCCCATCGCGTTCCATCCGGTTTACGCCAGGTGAAGACGGGGAGAAACTCTTGTTGCTCGGCGGCGACGGCCACGCTACAGGCCAAAGTTCAGTTGACACGATGGAGCATTACGAGAATTTGGCAAAGTTCGGCGAAGATTATTTTGCCGCACAGGAAATTCCTTATCGCTGGTCGTCACAGGATTTGACGACTTTGGATAAAATCCCTTATGTAGGCACGATCACCGCCGGTTATGAAAATATCCTCGTCGCAACCGGCTTCCATAAATGGGGCATGGCAAACGGAGCCATCGCGGGGCGGATTCTGACCGACCAAATTGTCGGGCGCGACAACCCGTACGCTGCGCTATTCGACCCGACGCGGCCGAAAGTGAAAGCGGCCGATGCCGCAAGCTTCTTGAAAGACAATGCATCGGTGGCGAAAGAACTGGTCAGCGGCAAATTGAAAAAAGCATCCAAGACCATCGACGACCTGGAAAAAGGACAGGGCGGACTTGTCAAAGTGGATGGCAAAAAAGCGGGCGGCTACCGCGATGAATACGGCCAAGTGCATCTCGTCAAACCGACCTGTACGCATATGGGGTGTGACGTAGCGTGGAACGATGCCGAAACCTCGTGGGATTGCCCGTGCCACGGCTCGCGCTTCTCGCACACTGGCGAAGTATTGGAAGGCCCTGCCGTGAAACCGCTGAAGAAATTAGAAGGCGGCATTTAA
- a CDS encoding YceI family protein, which yields MKKWTVDQAHSEIGFSVKHMMISKVKGSFGSYEAQVEADENNLENALIDFKIDVTSIDTNNEDRDNHLRSADFFDAEQHPYITFNATDIRKKDDDEYELEGDLTIKGVTRPAKFEAEYGGKATNPWGVEVVAYNVNGKINRKDFGLTWNQALETGGVLVGEDIKLNLEIQANPA from the coding sequence ATGAAAAAATGGACAGTAGACCAAGCGCATTCAGAAATCGGATTTTCCGTAAAACACATGATGATCTCGAAAGTGAAAGGCTCTTTCGGTTCTTACGAAGCACAGGTGGAAGCAGATGAAAACAACCTGGAAAATGCATTGATCGATTTCAAAATCGATGTGACAAGCATCGACACCAATAACGAAGACCGCGACAACCACTTGCGCTCAGCTGATTTCTTTGACGCTGAACAGCATCCTTACATTACGTTCAACGCAACCGATATCCGCAAAAAAGACGATGACGAATACGAGCTTGAAGGCGATTTGACCATCAAAGGCGTTACCCGCCCGGCGAAATTCGAAGCGGAATACGGCGGCAAAGCCACCAACCCTTGGGGCGTAGAAGTCGTAGCATACAACGTCAACGGCAAGATCAACCGCAAAGATTTCGGATTGACATGGAACCAGGCGCTTGAAACAGGCGGCGTCCTTGTCGGCGAAGACATCAAATTGAACTTGGAAATCCAAGCGAACCCAGCATAA
- the murB gene encoding UDP-N-acetylmuramate dehydrogenase, whose translation MMKETWLADLRRFVAKDHVKMDEPLHLHTLTKMGGPADIFVAPTTEDEVAYTVKYAYDNEIPLLMLGNGSNMVVRDGGVRGIVLTFKKLDGIMINGTTVIAQGGADIKTVSRAAADSQLTGLEFACGIPGSIGGAMAMNAGAYGGEIKDVIVQATVLTKEGEKLVLTKEELELGYRKSIITKKGFYVLAAEFSLEIGEQRVINAKMDELTFQRESKQPLEFPSAGSVFKRPPGNFAGKLIQESGLQGRGFGGAEVSTKHAGFIVNKNNATANDYIQTIEMVKKAVFEKFGIDLELEVKIVGEDMA comes from the coding sequence ATGATGAAAGAAACTTGGTTGGCGGATCTGCGCCGTTTTGTGGCAAAAGATCACGTCAAGATGGACGAGCCTTTGCATTTGCATACATTGACGAAAATGGGCGGGCCGGCCGATATATTTGTAGCACCGACAACGGAAGATGAAGTAGCTTATACTGTAAAATACGCATATGACAATGAGATCCCGCTTTTGATGCTCGGGAATGGCTCCAATATGGTCGTCCGAGACGGCGGCGTGCGCGGCATCGTGCTGACGTTCAAGAAATTGGACGGCATCATGATCAACGGCACAACAGTCATCGCACAAGGCGGCGCCGACATTAAGACCGTATCCCGCGCAGCAGCGGACAGCCAGTTGACAGGCTTGGAATTCGCCTGCGGCATCCCCGGTTCGATCGGCGGCGCAATGGCGATGAACGCCGGCGCGTACGGCGGCGAGATCAAAGACGTCATCGTCCAGGCGACCGTCTTGACGAAAGAGGGAGAAAAGCTGGTCTTGACGAAAGAGGAGCTTGAACTTGGCTACCGCAAAAGCATCATCACGAAAAAAGGGTTCTATGTCCTGGCAGCCGAATTCAGCCTCGAAATCGGCGAACAGCGTGTCATCAACGCAAAAATGGACGAATTGACTTTCCAGCGGGAAAGCAAACAGCCTTTGGAATTCCCTTCTGCAGGCAGTGTCTTCAAACGGCCGCCGGGCAATTTTGCCGGGAAATTGATCCAGGAAAGCGGATTGCAGGGCAGAGGGTTTGGCGGCGCGGAAGTTTCGACAAAGCACGCCGGATTTATCGTCAACAAAAACAACGCGACAGCCAATGACTATATCCAGACCATTGAAATGGTGAAAAAAGCGGTATTCGAGAAATTCGGCATCGATTTGGAGCTTGAAGTGAAAATCGTCGGCGAAGATATGGCTTGA
- a CDS encoding potassium/proton antiporter has protein sequence MQSFSVDGIILIGGIFLLAGVLMTKVSARAGVPSLVLFMFLGMVLGSDVSGLIYFSNAEIAQMVGIVALIIILFEGGLQTQWKHIRPVLGGSLVLATLGVLITTGIVAVAAYYVFDLTWLQAFLLGSIVGSTDAAAVFSVLAGQNIKSKISSTLEAESGTNDPMAMFLTIAFVQLIMIPESSVWNMLGSFLLQMGLGLVLGLALGFFASWTINRIRLDASGLYAVLAAGFAIFIYSFTAVLGGSGLLAVYLAALVIGTRDLTHSYSIVSFHEGFAWLMQIVMFVILGLLVFPSQLADWDLIWKGLVLSFVLIFIARPVAVFISTAFFDYDLKEKLFMSWAGLRGAVPIVLATFPMLAGMDNSILFFNIVSFIVLTSALLQGSTIPFFAEKLGLNGRPVPKRIHSLELVSMDRANAEMLEVELSEKSPFAGQLVQTIGLPNQTLISAIIRSGKLVMPTGTTRLRKGDVLYVLTEKKQVPKVKLVLGEEDFVN, from the coding sequence ATACAGAGCTTTAGTGTAGACGGTATAATCCTGATCGGTGGAATTTTCCTCCTGGCTGGCGTCTTGATGACGAAAGTATCGGCACGCGCCGGCGTTCCCTCGCTCGTTTTGTTTATGTTCCTCGGCATGGTGTTAGGCAGTGATGTTTCAGGCCTCATCTATTTCTCCAACGCAGAAATTGCCCAGATGGTCGGAATTGTCGCCCTCATTATTATCCTCTTCGAAGGTGGTTTACAAACCCAATGGAAGCATATCCGCCCGGTTCTTGGCGGTTCACTCGTCCTGGCGACGCTTGGGGTTTTGATCACGACAGGCATCGTAGCTGTCGCAGCGTACTATGTGTTTGATTTGACTTGGCTGCAGGCCTTTTTGCTCGGCTCCATTGTCGGCTCGACGGATGCCGCAGCGGTTTTCTCCGTTCTCGCAGGCCAGAACATCAAATCCAAGATTTCCTCAACGCTCGAAGCGGAGTCAGGAACGAACGACCCGATGGCGATGTTTTTGACCATTGCATTTGTTCAATTGATCATGATCCCGGAGTCATCGGTCTGGAACATGCTCGGCAGTTTCCTGCTTCAAATGGGGCTGGGATTGGTTCTTGGCCTGGCGCTTGGATTTTTCGCATCGTGGACCATCAATAGGATCCGGCTGGATGCCTCGGGGCTTTATGCGGTGCTTGCCGCAGGCTTTGCGATTTTCATCTATAGCTTTACGGCCGTCCTCGGCGGCAGCGGGCTGCTGGCGGTATACTTGGCGGCTCTTGTAATCGGGACGCGCGATTTGACGCATAGTTATTCGATCGTCTCCTTCCATGAAGGTTTCGCTTGGCTGATGCAGATCGTCATGTTCGTCATTCTCGGGCTTCTCGTCTTCCCAAGCCAATTGGCTGACTGGGATCTCATCTGGAAAGGGCTCGTGCTCTCATTCGTGTTGATTTTCATCGCGCGCCCGGTAGCTGTCTTCATCAGTACGGCGTTCTTCGATTATGATCTGAAAGAAAAGCTGTTCATGTCCTGGGCAGGGCTTCGCGGTGCGGTACCGATCGTTCTGGCGACGTTCCCGATGCTCGCCGGCATGGATAACAGCATCCTGTTTTTCAATATCGTTTCGTTTATCGTGCTGACGTCCGCTTTATTGCAAGGCTCGACCATTCCATTCTTCGCGGAGAAGCTCGGTTTGAACGGGCGTCCGGTGCCAAAGCGCATCCATTCGCTGGAATTGGTATCGATGGATCGTGCCAATGCGGAAATGCTGGAAGTCGAACTGTCCGAGAAATCGCCTTTTGCCGGCCAGTTGGTGCAGACGATCGGCCTTCCGAACCAGACCTTGATCAGCGCCATCATTCGTTCAGGAAAACTCGTTATGCCGACCGGAACGACGCGTCTCAGAAAAGGCGATGTGCTGTATGTCCTTACCGAAAAGAAACAAGTGCCGAAAGTCAAATTGGTGCTTGGAGAAGAAGATTTCGTCAACTAA
- a CDS encoding penicillin acylase family protein — protein MKKKKWVKWLLIAFGSLLALAVVAVIIASAYISKSKPVIEGEVAVPVLEQQVTVVRDDIGVPHIRAESDADLYRAQGYVQAQDRLFQMDLSRRQASGRLAEVIGEAAVDTDKYFRTFSLRRAGEASWSGYGEEAKQVLEWYAQGVNAYIDEAKEEGRLSYEFALLGYEPEPWTPVDSLAIGKFMAYDLGGHWNSLAVRHWALNEFPEDKARELFIRYPEDAPAILAANKKQPVTVAGAFDPSVIPPEFNGSNNWVVSGDKTESGLPLLADDPHLGLSTPSIWYQMHLESPEQNVSGVIFAGIPGIILGHNEQIAWGVTNVGPDVQDLYIETPNPDDPTQFRYEGQWEQAQVLNEPIKVKDGETIDFEVLVTRHGPVVSPVMFDEEEPSAVFSMQWTALEPTLELQAVLNFNKAENWEQFESALEDFQAPAQNFVFASTDGTIAYKANGRIPIRKQGDGQLPVPGDSAEYGWDGYVPFDELPRSVNPESGFIATANNQVINDSYPYHITDFWAQPYRYERIAEVLESSDKLTAEDMMALQMDQKNLYAAEFLEGMMAEVEKVTDEHGELFEMLRNWDQVDSAGQAAPFVFHTWMRQLPDTLFEEQFPEDVYEMLSGKNHITDALLRRAFEGDEGAWVREYGGTGKWLADSLDMALADIESEQGDNPEAWEWGDYHQLTFPHPVAGASPILERFLNPDKVPVGGSNITVQAAAFNDDGDVDHGASWRFVADLSDLSKAYHIVGPGLSGHVKSDFFHNQVDKWAQGEFHATRIEGDVEGAELTLVPE, from the coding sequence ATGAAAAAGAAAAAATGGGTGAAATGGCTGTTGATTGCATTCGGGTCGTTACTCGCACTGGCAGTCGTTGCAGTGATTATTGCAAGCGCTTACATATCGAAGTCGAAACCGGTCATTGAAGGGGAAGTGGCTGTGCCCGTTTTAGAACAACAAGTAACGGTCGTACGGGATGATATCGGCGTGCCGCATATCCGGGCAGAAAGCGATGCGGATTTGTACAGGGCGCAAGGGTATGTGCAGGCGCAGGACCGTTTGTTCCAGATGGATCTATCGAGAAGGCAGGCGAGTGGACGTTTGGCTGAAGTGATCGGCGAAGCCGCTGTCGATACCGATAAATATTTCCGCACTTTCAGCTTGCGCCGTGCTGGGGAAGCGTCTTGGTCTGGCTACGGGGAAGAAGCGAAACAAGTGCTTGAGTGGTATGCGCAAGGCGTCAATGCGTATATCGATGAAGCGAAAGAAGAGGGGCGCCTCAGCTATGAATTCGCGCTGCTCGGCTACGAACCCGAACCGTGGACGCCTGTTGATTCCTTGGCAATCGGCAAGTTCATGGCCTATGATCTCGGCGGCCATTGGAATTCGCTTGCGGTCCGGCATTGGGCGTTGAATGAATTCCCGGAAGACAAAGCGCGCGAATTGTTCATCCGCTACCCGGAAGATGCGCCTGCGATTTTGGCAGCCAATAAAAAACAGCCGGTCACAGTCGCCGGTGCTTTCGATCCGTCAGTCATCCCGCCAGAGTTCAATGGCAGCAATAACTGGGTCGTGTCGGGGGACAAGACGGAAAGCGGGCTGCCGCTACTAGCAGACGATCCACATCTCGGCCTCAGCACCCCATCGATCTGGTACCAGATGCATCTGGAGTCGCCGGAACAAAATGTCAGCGGCGTCATTTTCGCGGGCATTCCCGGGATCATTCTCGGGCATAATGAACAGATTGCGTGGGGCGTGACGAATGTCGGGCCGGATGTGCAGGATCTGTACATCGAAACGCCAAACCCTGACGATCCGACACAGTTCCGCTATGAAGGCCAGTGGGAGCAAGCACAAGTATTGAATGAGCCGATAAAAGTGAAAGACGGGGAAACCATTGATTTCGAAGTGCTCGTGACGCGCCACGGCCCGGTCGTGTCACCGGTCATGTTTGACGAGGAAGAGCCTTCCGCCGTCTTTTCCATGCAATGGACCGCACTTGAGCCGACACTTGAACTGCAGGCCGTGTTGAATTTCAATAAAGCGGAGAACTGGGAACAATTCGAATCGGCGCTGGAAGATTTCCAGGCGCCTGCACAGAATTTCGTGTTCGCATCGACGGACGGCACCATTGCGTACAAGGCAAACGGCCGCATCCCGATCCGCAAACAAGGCGACGGGCAATTGCCGGTGCCGGGCGATTCCGCGGAGTACGGATGGGACGGTTATGTACCGTTCGATGAATTGCCGCGTTCGGTCAATCCGGAATCCGGTTTTATCGCGACTGCCAATAATCAAGTCATTAATGACAGCTATCCGTACCACATCACGGATTTCTGGGCGCAACCGTATCGCTATGAACGCATCGCGGAAGTATTGGAAAGCAGCGACAAGCTGACAGCGGAAGACATGATGGCCTTGCAGATGGACCAGAAAAATCTATACGCTGCAGAATTTCTTGAAGGCATGATGGCAGAAGTCGAAAAAGTGACAGATGAACACGGCGAGTTATTCGAGATGCTTCGCAATTGGGACCAAGTCGATAGCGCAGGGCAGGCGGCACCTTTCGTGTTCCATACGTGGATGCGCCAATTGCCGGACACTTTATTCGAGGAACAATTTCCTGAAGATGTTTACGAGATGCTGTCGGGCAAAAACCATATCACGGACGCCTTATTGCGCAGGGCTTTTGAAGGCGACGAGGGGGCATGGGTGCGTGAATACGGCGGCACCGGCAAGTGGCTGGCGGATTCACTTGATATGGCACTTGCCGATATCGAAAGCGAACAAGGCGATAATCCCGAAGCTTGGGAATGGGGCGATTACCATCAATTGACCTTCCCTCACCCTGTCGCCGGGGCATCGCCGATTCTCGAGCGTTTCCTGAATCCGGACAAAGTGCCGGTGGGCGGCTCGAATATCACTGTACAGGCGGCGGCTTTCAATGATGACGGCGATGTCGACCACGGGGCTTCGTGGCGTTTTGTCGCCGACCTATCCGATTTGTCCAAAGCTTATCACATTGTCGGCCCGGGGCTCAGTGGCCACGTGAAATCCGATTTCTTCCATAACCAAGTCGACAAATGGGCGCAAGGAGAGTTTCATGCAACCCGAATCGAAGGCGATGTGGAAGGAGCGGAATTAACGCTCGTCCCTGAATAA
- a CDS encoding fluoride efflux transporter FluC, with the protein MKNILAVGFGGMAGSLLRMAVFQFAGAGLGLWLVNIVGSFAIGIAAARLAKRSAETRLFVSTGLIGSFTSFSAFSADWFRLLETSLITGIIYAFGMTAASIAAAALGLLAGRKGRWND; encoded by the coding sequence ATGAAAAACATCTTGGCTGTAGGATTTGGCGGCATGGCCGGATCGCTTCTCCGCATGGCCGTGTTTCAATTCGCTGGAGCGGGACTGGGCTTGTGGCTGGTGAACATTGTCGGAAGTTTCGCCATCGGCATCGCAGCGGCCCGATTGGCAAAACGGTCGGCGGAGACGCGGCTATTCGTCTCGACCGGGCTGATCGGTTCGTTCACGAGTTTTTCGGCTTTTTCGGCGGATTGGTTCCGTTTGCTTGAAACGTCCTTAATAACAGGGATCATTTATGCTTTTGGCATGACGGCCGCATCGATTGCGGCGGCAGCTTTAGGGCTGTTGGCAGGGCGCAAGGGGCGGTGGAATGATTAG
- a CDS encoding fluoride efflux transporter FluC produces MISVAVFGFFGAVARYLCYMAVENRARQPKLATWFVNSLGSLIIGACIGAELPAASGVFGFLGAFTTFSTMALDCVKDVEDGRWKQGILYISATLVCGLLLFAVGYSIASM; encoded by the coding sequence ATGATTAGCGTCGCTGTCTTCGGCTTTTTTGGTGCAGTTGCCCGTTATCTCTGTTATATGGCGGTGGAAAATCGTGCGCGCCAGCCAAAACTTGCGACTTGGTTCGTCAACAGTCTCGGATCGCTCATTATCGGCGCATGCATCGGGGCGGAATTGCCGGCAGCTTCAGGGGTTTTCGGGTTTCTTGGTGCCTTCACGACGTTTTCGACGATGGCGCTCGATTGTGTGAAGGATGTTGAAGATGGCCGCTGGAAACAAGGCATCTTATACATTTCCGCAACGCTTGTTTGCGGCTTGCTGCTGTTTGCTGTCGGTTATTCCATCGCTTCTATGTAA
- a CDS encoding P1 family peptidase, with amino-acid sequence MHKGIRNSIADVPGVTVGHVTLDEKINEEESVCTGVTAILPHAGNWFEHKVPAASFVLNGFGKTAGLVQVDELGVLESPIMLTNTFSVAAVLQGTMDYMLAGNPAIGDSTSSLNLVVGECNDSYLNSMRRMAVEPTHAAEAIRTASADFAQGAVGAGKGMICYGVKGGIGSSSRIAGDGAEQFTAGALALTNFGRKEEIAIADWLPENAPEKRPDGSVIIVIATDAPLDSRQLKRLAKRAAIGLGRTGTHVYNGSGDIIIAFSTAYTIPHRQHSPFTDLQLLRDDHEVMAALFQGVIESTEEAVYQSLFHAETTFGRMGRVVEKGLFE; translated from the coding sequence ATGCATAAAGGGATACGCAATTCCATCGCCGACGTACCTGGAGTCACCGTCGGCCATGTCACGCTCGATGAAAAGATCAATGAAGAGGAATCTGTCTGCACCGGCGTCACGGCGATCTTGCCGCATGCCGGCAATTGGTTTGAACATAAAGTGCCCGCCGCATCTTTTGTGTTGAATGGGTTCGGGAAAACTGCAGGGCTTGTCCAGGTCGATGAACTGGGCGTGCTTGAATCCCCGATCATGCTGACCAACACGTTCAGCGTGGCCGCAGTGCTGCAAGGGACGATGGACTATATGCTCGCTGGGAATCCGGCCATCGGCGATTCGACCAGCTCGCTGAATTTGGTTGTCGGTGAATGCAACGACAGCTACTTGAATTCGATGCGGCGGATGGCGGTCGAACCGACTCATGCCGCCGAGGCGATTCGCACAGCTTCCGCTGACTTTGCGCAAGGGGCTGTCGGTGCCGGTAAAGGAATGATCTGCTACGGCGTCAAAGGCGGCATCGGCTCTTCTTCACGCATTGCAGGAGACGGGGCAGAACAGTTCACGGCCGGTGCACTTGCTCTGACCAATTTCGGGCGCAAAGAAGAAATCGCCATCGCCGACTGGCTGCCTGAAAACGCCCCGGAAAAGCGCCCCGATGGATCCGTCATCATCGTCATCGCCACCGATGCGCCGCTCGACAGCCGCCAGCTGAAACGGCTTGCCAAACGGGCGGCAATCGGGCTTGGCCGCACGGGTACCCATGTATATAACGGCTCAGGGGACATCATCATCGCCTTTTCCACCGCCTATACGATTCCCCATCGGCAGCATTCCCCTTTTACCGATTTACAGCTGCTGCGCGATGACCATGAGGTGATGGCTGCGCTTTTCCAAGGCGTCATCGAATCAACGGAAGAAGCGGTCTATCAATCGCTGTTCCATGCCGAGACCACTTTTGGGCGCATGGGGCGCGTCGTCGAAAAAGGCTTGTTCGAATAA
- a CDS encoding universal stress protein, with translation MYRNLLVAMDGSEHSKRAAKEAIRLVKDTPDAEVTIAYAIDYDKAEKEISKGQTNEQVAAARKEFLAPLEMLFKEAGVTSKTVVLHGSPGPAIVEHANEQGYDAVVIGSRGLNPVQQFVLGSVSHKVAKRVKAPVLIVK, from the coding sequence ATGTATCGAAATCTATTAGTGGCAATGGATGGCTCTGAGCATTCCAAACGGGCGGCCAAGGAAGCGATCCGGCTTGTGAAAGATACTCCGGACGCCGAAGTGACCATCGCCTATGCCATCGATTACGATAAGGCGGAAAAAGAAATCAGCAAGGGGCAAACGAACGAACAAGTAGCGGCAGCGAGAAAAGAGTTCCTGGCGCCGCTCGAAATGCTTTTCAAGGAAGCCGGCGTCACTTCCAAGACAGTCGTTCTCCACGGCTCACCCGGCCCCGCCATTGTGGAGCATGCCAATGAACAAGGCTATGATGCAGTCGTCATCGGCAGCCGTGGCTTGAATCCCGTCCAGCAATTCGTGCTCGGCAGCGTCAGCCATAAAGTGGCGAAACGCGTCAAAGCACCCGTCCTAATCGTCAAATAA
- a CDS encoding ArsR/SmtB family transcription factor: protein MEEVCEITKIHPEAVDRVQQHMAELDGVAALFKALADETRLKIAYALTIEPEMCVCDIAAVIGSSTATASHHLRYLRERDLAKSERKGKQIYYSLSDDHVRQLVTIANEHVKEGVPVEQNLSS from the coding sequence ATGGAAGAAGTATGCGAAATAACAAAGATCCATCCCGAAGCGGTTGACCGGGTACAGCAGCATATGGCGGAGCTCGATGGCGTTGCCGCTCTATTCAAAGCACTGGCGGATGAAACGCGTTTGAAGATCGCTTATGCACTGACCATCGAGCCGGAAATGTGTGTTTGCGATATCGCTGCCGTGATCGGCTCATCAACGGCGACCGCTTCCCACCACCTGCGGTATTTGCGCGAGCGGGATTTGGCGAAATCCGAACGCAAAGGCAAGCAGATTTATTACTCGCTATCAGACGACCATGTACGGCAATTAGTAACCATCGCCAATGAACATGTGAAAGAAGGTGTTCCGGTTGAGCAAAACCTATCGTCTTGA